In Candidatus Tiamatella incendiivivens, the genomic window TTCTAAAATAGTATCGAAGGTTATTTTCTTAATATCTTCTGATAGAACTATGGAATGAGGGAAATTTTCCTTGTATGTTTTAGAAGCAGCTGGGTGATTTTCTACTGCTAATACACTCTTGAACCCAGCTTCTTCGAATCCTCGGGAGAAACCTCCTGCTCCCGAAAACAGGTCAATAAGTCTATAGTTGAGTTTCATCCCGCTTAATTTCCCTCTGAAGGTTCTCAATTATTCTTTTCAATATCTTTAGGTTGATCTCTCTGTCCTCATCCAGTTCAAGTTCTCCACCACATCTAGGACATACAAACTCATACTCAAATGCTTCTGGAAAAGTATATCGTGCACCACATTTAGGGCACACGTAGATTTCATTTTCTTCCTCGAACTGATATCGAGTTTTTAGTTTTCCTAGAACATTCTTTTTGCGGCTTAGTAATATGAGGTTTAGTGTGCTTTTATTGATCCTCCAGAAGAACCTTGTTTCTCCTGTTTTTGTTCTACCACGCTGATAGGTAACAAGTTTGTTTTCCAATAGTAAGAGTAGTATTCTCCTTATTTGGGTTTCTCTCATTCCAGTAATTTGCTCTAACTCTTCATCGCTCAAGCCTTTGGTTTCAGCTTTCTCGTATAATATTCTAAATATAAGAGAAGCTTCTTCAGGCGTTATATTGGCTAGGATGGGCGATCGTTTATAAACTTTCTCCTTGTAGAACAATAATTTTATGAGAACATCTAATTCCTTCAGTATTTCCTTTTCATCAACTTTGTTCTTGCTACTTTTTCCATCCAACACGTTTGCCCCTCGGTGAGGGTATTATTCTCGTTGTCCCTCCACTAAATTCTAGATATAGCTCTCTACCCTTAAATAGCCTGTCGAGAAAAACAGCAAGGGCCGCTATTTCAGAATGAGGCTGGTTTCCTATTGCAACATTATAATCAGCTAACTCATAATAGACGGGATCTACTTTCGATCCTCCTATGATTACCAACTTATCTTTCAGACTTGCTCTAATGCTATCTATGACATCATCAACCTGTAAGCCATACATAGTAAGATGAATAAGTTCTCCACCTTCTTCCCTCCATTTCTTACTGAATTTAACTGGGTTATTAATGCAAGAGAATTCTATTTCTCCACCCCACCGTCTTGCTATGTCAAATAAGTTTAATCGAATATTTCTATCACAAATACCTGATAAATAGAAGCCATCCGCCCCGAATGCTCTAGCTACTAATGCAGCATGAGTTGTTACTCTTTTGTCACGTTCAGGTCGATGATCAAGTTTAAGAATACAAACCCTATAGCTCAGTGACAAGAGCTTCATCCTCTGAAGGATTCTCGGATGAGGATATGAGATTGTGTACAACTTCGATCAGACGCGGTATGTTATAACCTGTTACAGCAGATACTCTAACTATACCTCTTATGTTATATATATCGCTATATAGGTTGCTAGCTACTTCTTCCTCTATCCTACTCACAACATTTTCACGAGCCTTATCTATCTTATTCAAAGCCAGTACTATAGGATTAACATCTGCTTCTATCCTAGAAAGAATCGAGAGGCCTGCATCTAGCTTCTGCATGACTATTTCATAGTTCTCCGAGACATCTAAAACGAAAATTATGAGATCAGAAAACACTGTTTCTTCTAGTGTCGCATGAAAGGCCTCTATAATTTCAGGGGGGATATCTCTTATGAAACCTACTGTGTCTATAAAGACTATTTTCTCTCTCCTGTAGAGAATTGCTTTGTGCTTGGGTTGCAGTGTTGTGAAATATTCTTCTCCTACTGGTTTGGATTCTCCTGTTATTTTATTGAAAAGACTAGTTTTCCCGGCGCTCGCATAGCCAACTATAGATGTGTGAGGAATCCCACTGCGGGTTTTCCTCATATTCCCCCTCCTTTTCTTTATATATTCTAGTTCTCTTCGAAGACGGGATGTTCTACTTTTTATATGCCTGTAGTATCGTTCGACACCGTACATTCCCGGTCCCATGAACCCTGGCATTTCTCCCATTCTTTTACGTCTTACCATTTCTCTAACTAGAGGGGTTATGTGCTTTAGCCTAGCCAGCTCTATTTGAAGCCGAGCTTCCTTTGAACCAGCATGTTGATCGAATATTTCTAGGATGAGGAGTGTTCTGTCCATTACTTCCTTTCCTGTAGTTTTCATAATTCTAGAAACAATAGAAGGCTTAGGGTTACCGAAGAATATTATTATGTCAGCTGCGTTTTCCTCTATATTGTACTCGATCTCATTTAGTTTAATCCTTGATAAATAACGGTCTGATCTAACCGGGATTATAATAGTAGGCTCATATCCAGCTGTTTCAAGTAAACATAAGGTTTCTTCTATATTTTTCTTCTCTTCCCTAGTAATTAGTAGAAGGGCTTTCTTCATCTTTCTTCATCTTTCTTTAATACAGCAATATCTCCCAGTGTTAGAACGGATTTGCCGGGTGTTTTCCCCGTAATCTCTTGCTCTTCCTCGTTATCCACAACAGGCTCAAGTAACCTTATCTTTAATACTCTTTCAAGTCTACGGGCAAGATCTATTGTTGGCATCAACCTGCCAGTTTCTATTTTACCCAAAGTAACCTCTCTTTCCTGTACTCTTCTTGCTAATTCAGCTCTAGTTAACCCTGCCTGCTCTCTAGCATCTCTTATTATTCTAGCATAATCTTCTACTACATCATAATTTTCAACAAGCCTCCTCTTATTAAGCACGCTTATACTCTTCCTAGGCCTAGCCGGTTCTCCTTTATTTTGACCATTCCTCTTGGCTTTTTTAACTAGGCCCTTATCCTTCAAAAGCTTGAGATAACAGGAAGCACAGACTGTGAGTTCCACGCCTTCCACCACTACTTTGTATGCTTTACCGTAGATAGGCCTACCACAGAGCTCACAGGTTTGAAAGCTTTTAACCATGGGCCCTCCTCCGTTAATGGATGAAGTTTATCCGGTGGTATTAAGTTATTAACACCCTATTGATACAGCAGTTATACTTAATCATTAACAGGTCGACCCTTTAATAAAGCTCGAAGGATAAAGAATCCATTGGTGAGCAGTGCTTGTCAATGACTAATGATGATGAAGTAACGATAACTGAAAGTACTATAATTAGGCAGATGAAGGAACTAGAAGCAGAGAATGCTAGTCTCAGATCTCAACTGGAAATATTGATGAGACAAAATGCTAATTTATCAGCTGAACTCCAATACTATAAAAAAGAAGTGGAAAAACTGGTGTCACCTCCTCTCATAGAAGCTATAGTACTAGAAGTTCTTGACGAAGGAGAGAGAGCAGTCGTGAAAAGTACTACAGGCCCTAATTTGGTAGTTAAGATTGACAGCAAAATTGACAGGAAGAGCCTCAAGCCTGGTCTTAGAGTTGCATTAAATCAGCGTGGATCAACGGTTGTTGAAATATTAAATGAACGTGAAGACCCTGTAGCTCAAGCTATGGAAGTAATAGAGCGTCCCTTGGTATCATATAAGGATATTGGAGGTTTGTCCCGGGAGATCCGTTTGATTAAAGAAGTGGTAGAATTGCCCTTGACTAAACCAGAGTTATTTAAGGAACTGGGAATTGAACCACCTAAAGGAATACTACTGTATGGACCTCCCGGGACAGGTAAAACACTTCTAGCTAAAGCAGTAGCTCGAGAATCCAATGCAACGTTTATCCGGGTAGTAGCATCAGAGTTTGTTCAGAAGTTCATTGGAGAAGGAGCAAGAATAGTTCGAGAGGTATTCCGGTTAGCTCGTAAAAAGGTACCTGCGATAATATTCATTGACGAGTTGGATGCTATTGGAGCGAAAAGGCTCGATATAGGGACCAGTGGTGAGCGAGAGGTACAGAGGACGCTAATGCAGCTACTAGCTGAAATGGATGGTTTTAACGAGCTTTATGATGTTAGAATAATAGCAGCAACTAATAGGATAGACATTCTAGATCCAGCTTTACTGAGGCCTGGAAGGTTTGATAGAGTAATAGAGATCCCCTCTCCTAACCTGGATGGTAGAATAGAAATATTTAGGATACACACAAGGAAGATGAAATTGTCTAAAGATGTTGATTATAGGAAACTTGCTGAGATAACAGAAGGATTCACTGGAGCTGATATTAAGGCGGCGTGTACAGAGGCTGGCTATAATGCATTGAGAGCTAATAGGAGGTCTGTTAGGATGAAGGATTTTATAGACGCTATAGACTTTGTTAAAAAGAGTAGTGCATTCGAATCCCGTGGTATCGGAGATGATGATAAGGAACAAGGATTTAGCATACTCTAAACTCTATTCTATTCGGTAGGTATTTATTGTTTTAAGATGCTTATCTAACAGTCTTATTTCTAGGGAAAAGGCATGGTTAAACATGTTCACAGGATTCCAGCAGATGATAATGTACGTGAAGCAATAAGGATAATGATAGAGAGACAATTTGGCGAAAGGCTAGCTGACTATGTAGCTAATATAAGCTCCCTTGAAATACAGTTATCACCTAAAACTGGTAGGATAAGATATGTTTTCGCCGATGGCAAACGAATACTTACACTAAGAGCTAGCGACGGATGGTTTACGGTTTCACTAGATTTTGCTAATGCTATCATTAACTTGTGTGAAGGGAAAAAGCATAAAGTGATCAGCGAAAAAGACGTAGACTTGAAGGGCTCTCTTCTAGTCCCTGGTGTAGTTGATTGCGATGATAACATCCGTCCAGGCAATGAAGTAGTTATTGTTGACGTAGAAGGGAAATTAGTAGGCGTTGGTAAAGCCAGAATGTCTTGTGCTGCTATGAAAACTAGTTTAAAAGGAGAAGCTGTTAGAGTTAGAGTAAAAGCCCGTTAATCTACTTGGAGTATTTTCAGATTTCTAAGTTTACTTATTTTCATGTATATGTAATCATAGCAAGCTATCCTACTCGGATAGTAGATAGTTATGCGGTTAATGTTGTTCTTCAAAGCAAAGGTCTCTACAATCATTGCTGTTTTTCTACATACCTCGTCTTCTACAATGCTTCCAATAGCATGTTGGGAATATGGATAGGATCTGCATAATGCTAGTGGTATCAAACCGAAAAATGGGGTGACTATATAATCTCCCACGCTTCCTATACTTCCACAAAGCTCATATTCCAGTGGATATAGTTTTATTTCTTTAACTCCAGACTTGTGCTGGGTAAATAAGTATTTCAAGTGTCTTACTATTATCGGGTTCCAAAAGTTCTCTGAGCCTAAAAGTCTGTGTCCTTTAGGATTAGCAATAGTGATAGGCGTATGGGCTTCTATTAATCCATGATATTTTCTGAACTTACGGAATATGTCCCATGTAGATTTATGATTTCTAGAGTAGGCAAGCAACAGCTCCCAAAGCCTGCCTTCCTTTATAGCTTGTTTAGTCTCTCTGATGGTTGATGCCAGTACCTGCAAATTATGGAGCGCTAATAACCGAGTTCTTTCATTTATAGGAAGCTCAAGGAGATCTCTGGGTGTAAATTTATTGCAAATATCTGTATTACATGGCATGTAATCTAAGGAGTCTAATTTATAAGCTCCCTTATCTGTCATTATTCTGTTATCTCTAGCATATAGAATATATGATGCTGAATCGAAAGTATCTACTCCTAATGCTGTCATAAATGGTATTATAAGTGGGTGCCCTGCACCAAATAAATGAAGAGGCCTCCCCCAAGGAAGCATTTTTCTCGCAGTATAAACCATGTCCCCAATTATGTCATACTTATATTTTTCGAGGAAAACAGTAGGGCTGCCTATGCTGTACATTCTATAAGGCAATTTCACTGCAGTTCTACAGGATTCTTCTATTAAACCAAGATATCGTCCTCCTTGTATTGGTAGAACCCATATAGTTTTATCTGAAACAGGATCTATAACATCTAAAGCCTTCTGAGCTCGGTGTAAGGTCATGTCTACAGTTTTCATTGCTTCTATGCGATTGGAATTTCCTGTTGGAACATCAAGTATAACTCCGATATCAACATTCAACTGTTTCTGGTAGTTTAGAATAGTTTCTTGATCGACGCCTATGTCCCCGTATTGAAGGAGTTGATATGCACCGGAATCAGTCATAACCACTCCGTTGAAATCCAATAACTTATGTATAGACTCTATCTTAGAACCATATCTCTTATAGATCAAGTATGAATTGGTTATTATTTGATTGAATCCCGCTTTCTTTATATCATCTATACTTAGCTCTTGCCTATGTATATCTATAACCGGAAATAATGTAGGGGTCTCTATTTTACCATGCTTTGTCTCTAATACACCTATTCTACCACCTAGGTCGGTGTATTTTATTTCAAACAATCTTATCGACCTTAATAAAATAACAATGGGTTTATAAGGTAATTAAGAAAGGTTCCCACAGGAACATAATGAAGTTATCTTTTCTTTTTAGACTTCATATAATCTTGGAAGACTGCATGAATACTGTTAACCATAGGGCCGACTCCTTCTACACCTTTCTCAGAAACTGTGATCTTTTTCAGTACAACAACAGAACCTGCTTCTTCTATTACTGTAACATCATAAGGCTTAAGGTTGAGTCTCTTTATCAAGAACTCCTTGAACTCTATAGGGTCAAATAGTTTTTGCTCGACTTCTACTATTTCAGAGACAACCTCTCCTCTGATAATTACTGAAGAAAAGGAATTCCCATCTTTATCTACTGCATCGGTTATGAGTAAGTTGAAATGCGGGTGATCGAATCCTTCCAAGGTTCCTGTATATGATTGCTCGTTGATGAGCCGTATGCTTATCTTTCTACCAAGAAGCGTGTTTAGTTTTGTGACAAGTTTTCTTTGAGCGTCGATTACACTCATCCTAACCACCTGATTACCATTTTGTCAATAAGTATTACGGCTTCCCTTAAATATTGTTTTAAAGGGGAGTTCGAGTATATCGTGAATAAGGGTGGACTAGATGGCTGTTGCTAGAAGCTTTGAGTGTAGGGTATCTAGGGTTGAAAAATCAGAACTTCCGAGAACTAGGATATATAGATGTAAAATAACAGGTTTAAAGAAC contains:
- a CDS encoding tRNA (cytidine(56)-2'-O)-methyltransferase (catalyzes the S-adenosyl-methionine-dependent 2'-O-ribose methylation of C56 in tRNA transcripts), giving the protein MSLSYRVCILKLDHRPERDKRVTTHAALVARAFGADGFYLSGICDRNIRLNLFDIARRWGGEIEFSCINNPVKFSKKWREEGGELIHLTMYGLQVDDVIDSIRASLKDKLVIIGGSKVDPVYYELADYNVAIGNQPHSEIAALAVFLDRLFKGRELYLEFSGGTTRIIPSPRGKRVGWKK
- a CDS encoding multiprotein bridging factor aMBF1, whose protein sequence is MVKSFQTCELCGRPIYGKAYKVVVEGVELTVCASCYLKLLKDKGLVKKAKRNGQNKGEPARPRKSISVLNKRRLVENYDVVEDYARIIRDAREQAGLTRAELARRVQEREVTLGKIETGRLMPTIDLARRLERVLKIRLLEPVVDNEEEQEITGKTPGKSVLTLGDIAVLKKDEER
- the hflX gene encoding GTPase HflX, which gives rise to MKKALLLITREEKKNIEETLCLLETAGYEPTIIIPVRSDRYLSRIKLNEIEYNIEENAADIIIFFGNPKPSIVSRIMKTTGKEVMDRTLLILEIFDQHAGSKEARLQIELARLKHITPLVREMVRRKRMGEMPGFMGPGMYGVERYYRHIKSRTSRLRRELEYIKKRRGNMRKTRSGIPHTSIVGYASAGKTSLFNKITGESKPVGEEYFTTLQPKHKAILYRREKIVFIDTVGFIRDIPPEIIEAFHATLEETVFSDLIIFVLDVSENYEIVMQKLDAGLSILSRIEADVNPIVLALNKIDKARENVVSRIEEEVASNLYSDIYNIRGIVRVSAVTGYNIPRLIEVVHNLISSSENPSEDEALVTEL
- the tgtA gene encoding tRNA guanosine(15) transglycosylase TgtA, producing MFEIKYTDLGGRIGVLETKHGKIETPTLFPVIDIHRQELSIDDIKKAGFNQIITNSYLIYKRYGSKIESIHKLLDFNGVVMTDSGAYQLLQYGDIGVDQETILNYQKQLNVDIGVILDVPTGNSNRIEAMKTVDMTLHRAQKALDVIDPVSDKTIWVLPIQGGRYLGLIEESCRTAVKLPYRMYSIGSPTVFLEKYKYDIIGDMVYTARKMLPWGRPLHLFGAGHPLIIPFMTALGVDTFDSASYILYARDNRIMTDKGAYKLDSLDYMPCNTDICNKFTPRDLLELPINERTRLLALHNLQVLASTIRETKQAIKEGRLWELLLAYSRNHKSTWDIFRKFRKYHGLIEAHTPITIANPKGHRLLGSENFWNPIIVRHLKYLFTQHKSGVKEIKLYPLEYELCGSIGSVGDYIVTPFFGLIPLALCRSYPYSQHAIGSIVEDEVCRKTAMIVETFALKNNINRITIYYPSRIACYDYIYMKISKLRNLKILQVD
- a CDS encoding transcription factor; this encodes MDGKSSKNKVDEKEILKELDVLIKLLFYKEKVYKRSPILANITPEEASLIFRILYEKAETKGLSDEELEQITGMRETQIRRILLLLLENKLVTYQRGRTKTGETRFFWRINKSTLNLILLSRKKNVLGKLKTRYQFEEENEIYVCPKCGARYTFPEAFEYEFVCPRCGGELELDEDREINLKILKRIIENLQREIKRDETQL
- a CDS encoding proteasome-activating nucleotidase, encoding MTNDDEVTITESTIIRQMKELEAENASLRSQLEILMRQNANLSAELQYYKKEVEKLVSPPLIEAIVLEVLDEGERAVVKSTTGPNLVVKIDSKIDRKSLKPGLRVALNQRGSTVVEILNEREDPVAQAMEVIERPLVSYKDIGGLSREIRLIKEVVELPLTKPELFKELGIEPPKGILLYGPPGTGKTLLAKAVARESNATFIRVVASEFVQKFIGEGARIVREVFRLARKKVPAIIFIDELDAIGAKRLDIGTSGEREVQRTLMQLLAEMDGFNELYDVRIIAATNRIDILDPALLRPGRFDRVIEIPSPNLDGRIEIFRIHTRKMKLSKDVDYRKLAEITEGFTGADIKAACTEAGYNALRANRRSVRMKDFIDAIDFVKKSSAFESRGIGDDDKEQGFSIL
- a CDS encoding Lsm family RNA-binding protein; the protein is MSVIDAQRKLVTKLNTLLGRKISIRLINEQSYTGTLEGFDHPHFNLLITDAVDKDGNSFSSVIIRGEVVSEIVEVEQKLFDPIEFKEFLIKRLNLKPYDVTVIEEAGSVVVLKKITVSEKGVEGVGPMVNSIHAVFQDYMKSKKKR